ATATAGAGttaaaattatgtataatttattTCAGATACATTATATCCAAGTAAATTTTCATGTATTAGCTTGCCTCCCTCCTATCTTTCTCACCTGTCTTATCAAAAATTTTGATTAGCAGGGGCGGGTATATGTTGCTCGTAGGAGGTGTCATGCCACCCGTGGTCTCGATTGAATAtctgtatacatatatatttgtatatatatttataagaaaagCATAAATATTAAACGTGACACTTTTAGAAATAATGAATCTTATGGTGCCAATGGTTAAAACTCAAGTTTACCACCATAGGGATGCAAATCCAAGTCTTGCTGTGgggtgtatttttttaaaactttttttaccATAAAAGATATCGGTAGTGAATTTACTGtaaaaagaattgtgaatagtaaattagAACCCTAAACCTCTTGCAAATAAAATCTTAACTAAATCAATAAAACAAGTCTAAATTTTGTATGCAAATTTGCTAATGAATATTAAGTATTATTTTACTCTACGCTGAAATTTTTGTCATAGGTTACTATTCAAAGTTGCGTGACATCCAGAGATTCAAAATCCTGAATCCGCCTTTAATAACAAACATATTTAGACGCACAGTTGAATGCTTAAGTGCAAACCTCACAAAATAGAACTCCATATATTAatttcaaaagtcaaaattatTTTGCGAGTTTCTCAAAACAAGAGCGAATttcgaaaaaaaaaacttttaaaatcatgtttttGAGAATAAGTGTCACCGATCTTTTTGGGACACATTGATTGAAGAAGATTAACGTGACATAAATACTCCTTCATTTTATGTAATTCATTCGTTACCACTAATGTGGCTTTAGTCgtcaaatttgaaaatttaatttgaattttttttatttctcttagcAAGAACTCGTTATAGACCCACAAATGTTATTATGTATCTgaatatgtaattttatttcgtaatttaaaattatgagatgaaattaatatttaaacatgtgatttaaaatttatattatgatttcaCAATTTTCAAACGAAGAGAAATATGGataaaagtatttattttgaaaagggCAGTGGGGCTACTGTAGAAATATCCAGTGTGTTCCTCTGgataaaatatggtattttttttaaaaagaaacaagaaacaAGAAAGAATGTTGGTTCTTTAGTGGTGGCTCTCAATGAAGTATCTACTTTCAGCTTACCCTCTATACTCTCACCAATGATTCCTTTCATACATACACTGTGTCTATAAACCCTGCCCGAGGACCCCATTCCCCTTTCCCCTTTCTCCTTAGCTAGCATTAGCACCCACACAAACACACACTTCACTAATCTTTTTTACCTCTAGCTTAgctcattttcttttcttccatGGCAGAATCAGTTCTTGTGCCTTGTAGAACTTCTTATTCCCTCAAAGTTTCAATCTTTTTCCTATTCTTCTTGATTTTCCCTTTCTTGAACCCACTTTCCTCTGCATTTGCTGTTTCTTTTGATGGGGTTGTCAATCTTGAAACAGAAGACATGGGTTTGCTTTTGCTCTTCAAGTTACAGTTTCAAGAAAACCCTTTGTCAAGCTGGGATGTCAGTGTTCCTCTATCAAACTGGACCGGTGTCACCCGGTCTAACCAGACCGGAAGAGTCACTGGACTCAACCTCACAAGGTTCAACTTGTCAGGACAGGTTCATCCTTGTTTGTGTAATCTCACTTTTCTTGAAACACTTGTGTTGTCTCATAATAGCTTTAACAATTCAATACCATCTTGTTTATGGAAGTTGTGGAGCCTTAAGACCTTAGATCTTAGCTATAATATGTTAACTGCGTTTGTTCCTAGTACATTTGCAACAACCATGAGTAAGTTAATTGAGCTTGACCTTAGCCATAACATGTTGAGTGGTAAAATACCAATGTGGATGGGGAATTTCTCAATGTCACTTGAAAAACTCAACTTGGGGTTTAACAGTTTTCATGGGGATATACCTAAGAGCTTGTTAAATTTGATGCCTTTGAAATATTTGGACTTGTCCCACAATAGTTTGATAGGAAATGTGGGGGATTTCAACCAAGAATTGGTCTCACTTAATCTTGAGTCTAATATGTTATCAGGTACTTTGCCTTGTCTATATTCTTTAAGGGAATCACTTACACTTCTCAATTTAGCAAACAATTCAATTCTTGGAGGCATACCGACGTGTATCTCCAGTCTTGGGGGCTTGACGCAGCTCAACTTGTCACATAATGAATTACGATATGGTATCTCGCCAAGACTGGTTTTTTCGGAGAGGTTATGTTTGTTGGACTTGAGTTATAACGAGCTATCAGGGAAGATTCCAAGTAGGATTGTCGAGGCATCAGAGAAACCTGGACTTCTACTTCTTGACCTGTCTCACAATCAGTTCTCTGGTAATATCCCTGTGACGATAACAGAATTGAAGAGTTTGCAAGCATTGTTTCTGTCTTACAATCTTCTTGTGGGAGAAATACCAGAAAGGATTGGTAACTTGACCTATCTACAGGTGATTGATCTCTCACATAACTTCCTCACTGGTTCGATTCCTTTGAACATTGTTGGTTGTTTCCAACTATTGGCACTGATACTAAACAATAATAATCTTTCTGGGGAAATTCAACCTGTTCTTGACGCGTTAGATAGTCTAAAGATATTTGATATAGGAAACAACAAGATTTCTGGTGAGATCCCACTGACATTGGCAGGCTGCAAGTCCTTGGAAGTTGTTGATTTGAGCTCTAACAATCTCTCAGGATCTCTAAATGATGCAATAACCAAATGGTCGAACCTCAAATTCCTCTCCCTTGCTCGGAACAAGTTCAGTGGATCTCTGCCAAGTTGGTTGTTTACATTTCAGGCTATTCATACTTTGGATTTTTCTGGGAACAAATTCTCGGGATATATACCAGATGGTAACTTTAACACTAGTCCAAATTTCTACAACGGCGACAATAGGAAGACCATTCCTGCAGTACCATCAATTTCTGCTCGAAGCCTGGATATCAAACTTTCCCTCGTTGCTGATGAAACTAGTTTGAGCTTCAACTATAACCTCACAACCATAATAGGAATTGATCTGTCTGACAATTTGCTTCATGGTGAAATTCCAGAGGGTCTGTTTGGATTACATGGTTTGGAGTACCTTAATTTGTCATACAATTTTCTTAATGGTCTGGTTCCAGGGAGTTTAGGGAAGTTGCAGAAGCTAAAGGCTCTTGATTTGTCGCATAATTCTTTGTCTGGCCACATCCCTGAAAACATTACTGTCCTCAGAAATTTGACAGTTTTAAATCTGTCATATAATTGCTTCTCTGGTGTTATTCCCACGAAGCGAGGTTATTGGAAATTTCCTGGAGCATTTGCTGGCAATCCAGACTTATGTATGGAATCATCGGTTAATGTCTGTCAGAGAACTTCCCCAGTAGAACCAGGGAAGAAATTTGAAGAGGAAATGGAAGAGGGACCATTATCAGTTTGGGTTTTCTGTATAAGTGCTTTAGTTAGCTTCTATGTTGGCGTCATCGTTTTATTTTGTTCATCTCGAACAAGAAGCTGTATTCTGCAAACAAAAAGTTTAGCGGGTTGAAAGTGATAAGAGATCACATTGTACAGCAACTTATGAATTGTATCATATGGCAAAACTGCTTCAAGCATATCTTGTTTACTAACCAGCCATTTATTTTAAGTAGTTAGTTAACTGTGGTTCATGTTGATTTTAGTTAGTTGAATGTTGATTTTCTGCTGTGATACTTTCTATGGAACAGTTCTTCTATGGCTTTCTCTATTTGAGTTACCACATCATCAAGGACATGGAGGATCTAGAACCACCAAAGTCCAAAGAGTATTCCAATTTGTTTTTTTAGCATAACCATttagtctttgaaattcatGTATCCGATTAATCTAGATTCATATTATGTAAAAAGCTCATCAAAGGAAGAAATGCTCCTTGCCAAATCATCGGTCTTCAAGATTCATATTCCTACATTGCCTCAATATATTAAACAAACACAACCTTTTTCGAGCTATATTCCAAGCATGTGAACTATCAAATCATCGGTCTTCAAGCATAAACTTGTTATCTTCCTTTTATAGTGTCATGGAATTTATTCCTTTGAAGTGTTGCAGGAAGAATTTGTCCTCATCCATGGAATAATTTGGTGGAGGTGATAAAGTAATCAAaattctatgatgtttatgacaaagttgaaaaaaataacaaaaccatATCTACATGATCCCTCACTATCGAGCGCCATCATGTTATACTATTAATGTATATAACAAAGCTGAAATAAAATCACAATCATTTCTACATGAAGATGCTTATTATGTTACACAATGTACTACAGTAAGATAATCAATTCGTTTCAACATGATACTTTACTATCAAGTTGCTACGCTGTTATAACATGATGCCACAATTGGATTTGTCAACACTTTATCGCTAAAAATGATGGAGACCGATTACAAAGATGAATGTGAACAGTAAATTAAAACCAGAAACTTCTTCTATGATGCGCAAATTCATGGGAGCAGGCTCAGCAAAATAAGAGCTGCAAATTTGACTACTTTTCAGGCATTGATCTCTCTTTTGTTGCTTGACAAGGTCAGCCTTGAAAGCAGCAAGCTGGTGTACGAAGTTCAGCTAGTAGGTAAAGTCAACTCTACGagtaagaccaagtatttcttgTGGCTGCAGAAGCTAATATCTAATAGGACCATCTAAGCTCCCTGATGCAAACTGACAGACAATGAAACAAACAATGGTTTTAAAATCTTCACCGAGAAGAGCCAAATAACCAGAAGAAAACATGTAAATTTTCTATGGAATGGATATATCTCTTTATCCATAAATATTCAAAGTGATTGAAATTTTCTCTTTATAACTTTATTAAAGCATGGAGGGGCTACAAATAGCCAACTTGAAATCAGAAAATCTGCAGGATAAACAATCAGAAGTGTATAATATCTCAATTAAACTTATCTAACTGAATTAAATAAAGACTCATCCTACAACTAAACTACTTATTGTTCTAATAAATCAGTAGTAACAGAAGTAAATATTCAACAGTTACCTATATGCTTGAAATTCTCTGTTTAGTGAAATCTCAGTAATATTTAAAATGTTTACTTTCTACTACTTCGATAGAGACAATGCTTGTATAGTTTCTAAATATCGAGATtataatttaaagaaaattaggACTAATTCATAAACAGAAGGTTGATTCAGATGCCACGGTAAGTTATATCTGGTAAGAACTTGCCTGCATCACGTGTTTACACCCGACTAATGAATGTAAGACATGTGTCTTTCATATACAAAAAATTATCACTTAACCATGATAAAGTGATATGCATTCTCACTTTAATTTTTAGTTAAACTAAGGTTAAAATGATTGAGTGGGTGTAAACACCCGGTGCAGGTAAGCATTTACTGTTGTCTCTTACTCCTAGCTTGTAAGGTAAGAAATCAGCATTCAGTTTTACAGAAACAAAACCTAACCATGACCATCATTACCTGCCGAACAATAGGATTAGCTGATGTGGAGAACTCATGAGTCATTCCTTGCCAGACGACCTTACCTTCATAAAGAAATATTAGCCTGCACAGAAGGAACCTCAAACTTTCGGATGGTTTGTAGGATAAGCAATGTAATCATGTCTAAAAACAAGAATCAGAACCTGTCAACAGCTCTTTTAATAGTACTGTGTTGATGTGTGACGACAACATATGATGCAATCTTCCCAGGCTTCCCAAGTGCATCCTCGCCTGCAGCGTGAACCGAGCGAATGAGATCTTCTACAACGGTTGATGCAATCGGATCAAGTCCAGCTGTTGGTTCATCATACAAGAGCACCTACTCAGCAATGCATACAACTGAGATTACTTGGTTAATCATGCAGTAAATATATTCCTAAAGTATTATTTATTTCCTACCAGCATGAAAACATGAGGGAACCACCGTGAGATCAAAATCTTTcaatgaaaaagaaagaagatatGTAAAACCACAGCGGCATGGTTGttcttcaaaaacaaaaaaaaaattggttatATGGGGGTATCATGAAGAAAGTAGAAAACAACTCAAACAAACAGCATCCCTTGATATCAAGTTATACCATCATGGAGTACCCATAACAAATTACATCAGGAGACAATGTGCACACCATATACATCCAAATACTTGTTTTTAAAGGACACAATCCCTGATGCATTGCCCTTTTGTTCTATTACCTATATTGCTTTAACAACATGTGTTCAGGCTAATCTCAGATGAAGGAGGAACAAATACTTTTGCAGATATTAATTAGAAAATATAACTAAAGAGAAAAAACCCAGACTGGGGAAGGACAAAAAGAATACGGACAGAAGCAGATTATAGAACTGGTACAACATATAAGGTCCATCTCTTATGATTTTCACCCTGAATGAATTTCTGTGAGAATATGTGTGCGCACACCTTTTTTGATCAGTAAATTTCTGTCAGAGATACTGAAATGTGATACATTGACAAGCAACTGTTAAGGAACATACATGAATGGAGCTTCCTTTTGACATATAGCAAGAAGGCTAAGAGACACTTTCTGAGAATTTTTTGAGAAATACTAGAACTTGGTATTATCATGAGAGAACTTCATCAGGCAACTTACTAAAATGGTAAAATAAAACGAAATTACCAAAACATTTAGTTTTcatagtttttcttttctttttttcgcAAAATAAGGTCTGTAGACCcagaaattttatatatattctagAAAGTCATCAAAAAAACAAAGCAAAAAGTTGGGCCCGAAAAGTCCCAAAAGAGAGTGCTGcagaaaataaatattgtacTGTCAATCTGAAAGTCAAATAGTTTTCACAAAACATGTTTTTTCGTCCCCGCAACATATTTTCCAATATACTTATATAGCCTCAGAAAATCTCACCTTCCTCTCTTACAAATACTCACACTATCCTTGGCTTCTCCCTCTCACTTCACTTTTCCATCACCTTCTATAACTATGAACACATTATGTGCCCTCTCATTTCCTATTCTTGGTTTAATTTTTActccaaccccccccccccccacctcACCCCCACGCCCAGCCTGGCCCGCCCCCCAAATCTGTATTGAGTTCTTAAACATACCGTCCTATGTAAGTGGTTAATTTGAAGCATATATCATAAATCTAAATAGAGAAGTTCAATTATTAACATTAATTTTGGCTGCTGCACATAGTGTGTATCAgtctgaatttttatttttgaaatcagCAACTATATCGGTCCGAATTATTAATGATGAACCTTTTTATAGAAATTAGGATGTTCAATGATATGGATAAAGCTGACTTTGACTACACGGCTCTTTTTAAATAATCCACTCTGTTACTATGGAGGAGCCAATGGACAGCCTACAAGACTCAATTCCTAAAGCAGTCCAGTTGATTTTGTTATCACCAAGGGTTTCAGTTTGAACGCCTCGTCTATCCATCATTATCTGGACATTGTTAAAAAGAATTTCTCAACTTTGAATATAAGGAGGCTGATTTCCAGGCTTAGCAGAGATAGAGGTCTATCAAGCATGCTACAATCAAATTGTTCAGTGCACCGTGAAGtttaaaaaagaaggaaaattttACTTATTGGGAAAAGGAAATAATAGAGTTAATTACACATATTATCCCCATTCGGACGaagtttaaaatattgaataaaacttcctTCTTCCAAATCTGTGTAACAAACGGATATAGTTCTCCTTATGCATCAACCTATTCTTTTGTATAGTAAAATTATCTTCTCTTATTTCGGTGGATATGAATCAAAATCCTATAATCCCCCGTTTAACTTCTTCAATTTCCTTAtacttcaagaaaataaaaaataaagaggacAATATGAATACGCAAATACAAGCTTAGATAAGATCAAAATAGTCGGCTTTTGCTTGGTTACTTTGTAGTTTTGAGttccaatttttattttgtttgtgcAAGTGTATTATTTAAAGAATACAAATTACATTAAAGGAATAAATTCACGCCTCTAATGACTTTAGAAGAACAAGAAGGTACCTTAGGTATAAAACctttaaaaaaagaagcaaaattcatacatagagcccgtttggatgggctttaagttggtcaaaaccaacttaaagccctcttttagcttttggacgtgtttgcctaatgctaactttaagccataaagttcttaaagtcggtcaaaaatgaaaagttaggattcctaactttttttttctaagtgtttaaagtcattttctttgaccatagaaattacttatatatctcttatattttaactaaattctcaaactaccctttttattcttttaaccctaaaattcacattattttcctcatttaagcacttttatccaaacactcaactgcttatttataaaaataactttcagtacttcaaagttctaaaagcacttcatacataaaagttacttttttaagcccatccaaacgggctcataatgGGCAAATATTTCGAATTTGCATATCACAATGGGATTCTTGTGGAACAAAATGTGAAAGAAAAGAGGTATATGTAAGCATGGTTAAAGACCCAATTACACTTCA
This Solanum dulcamara chromosome 1, daSolDulc1.2, whole genome shotgun sequence DNA region includes the following protein-coding sequences:
- the LOC129902962 gene encoding receptor-like protein CLAVATA2 isoform X2: MAESVLVPCRTSYSLKVSIFFLFFLIFPFLNPLSSAFAVSFDGVVNLETEDMGLLLLFKLQFQENPLSSWDVSVPLSNWTGVTRSNQTGRVTGLNLTRFNLSGQVHPCLCTLPCLYSLRESLTLLNLANNSILGGIPTCISSLGGLTQLNLSHNELRYGISPRLVFSERLCLLDLSYNELSGKIPSRIVEASEKPGLLLLDLSHNQFSGNIPVTITELKSLQALFLSYNLLVGEIPERIGNLTYLQVIDLSHNFLTGSIPLNIVGCFQLLALILNNNNLSGEIQPVLDALDSLKIFDIGNNKISGEIPLTLAGCKSLEVVDLSSNNLSGSLNDAITKWSNLKFLSLARNKFSGSLPSWLFTFQAIHTLDFSGNKFSGYIPDGNFNTSPNFYNGDNRKTIPAVPSISARSLDIKLSLVADETSLSFNYNLTTIIGIDLSDNLLHGEIPEGLFGLHGLEYLNLSYNFLNGLVPGSLGKLQKLKALDLSHNSLSGHIPENITVLRNLTVLNLSYNCFSGVIPTKRGYWKFPGAFAGNPDLCMESSVNVCQRTSPVEPGKKFEEEMEEGPLSVWVFCISALVSFYVGVIVLFCSSRTRSCILQTKSLAG
- the LOC129902962 gene encoding receptor-like protein CLAVATA2 isoform X1; its protein translation is MAESVLVPCRTSYSLKVSIFFLFFLIFPFLNPLSSAFAVSFDGVVNLETEDMGLLLLFKLQFQENPLSSWDVSVPLSNWTGVTRSNQTGRVTGLNLTRFNLSGQVHPCLCNLTFLETLVLSHNSFNNSIPSCLWKLWSLKTLDLSYNMLTAFVPSTFATTMSKLIELDLSHNMLSGKIPMWMGNFSMSLEKLNLGFNSFHGDIPKSLLNLMPLKYLDLSHNSLIGNVGDFNQELVSLNLESNMLSGTLPCLYSLRESLTLLNLANNSILGGIPTCISSLGGLTQLNLSHNELRYGISPRLVFSERLCLLDLSYNELSGKIPSRIVEASEKPGLLLLDLSHNQFSGNIPVTITELKSLQALFLSYNLLVGEIPERIGNLTYLQVIDLSHNFLTGSIPLNIVGCFQLLALILNNNNLSGEIQPVLDALDSLKIFDIGNNKISGEIPLTLAGCKSLEVVDLSSNNLSGSLNDAITKWSNLKFLSLARNKFSGSLPSWLFTFQAIHTLDFSGNKFSGYIPDGNFNTSPNFYNGDNRKTIPAVPSISARSLDIKLSLVADETSLSFNYNLTTIIGIDLSDNLLHGEIPEGLFGLHGLEYLNLSYNFLNGLVPGSLGKLQKLKALDLSHNSLSGHIPENITVLRNLTVLNLSYNCFSGVIPTKRGYWKFPGAFAGNPDLCMESSVNVCQRTSPVEPGKKFEEEMEEGPLSVWVFCISALVSFYVGVIVLFCSSRTRSCILQTKSLAG